The genomic DNA AAGGGATGTAGACCTAATGTGTAGTAAAATAAGGTATTATTAGTATGGCACAGTTGTATAATATTTTTAAATTGATCATAGTGGACGCCCATTAACATCACTTTAAATACATCCACCTTGATGCATTTTAAGGTGAATTCCACTAAAGATTCTCCAGTTTGAGCAAGCAAAAAATCTGTATGTGTGTGAGTGTCAAAAAAAGCAGGCATTATTCTTTGACTGTTTTTGGTAGCCAAGCCCAAGTCATTTGAATTTCCACGGGTTCTATGTTAGCCTCATCCGTAATTTTGACAGGGACAACAAAATACCCTCTCTCATCATCAGCAAGTTGTTGAGCCATTTGTTCATTACAAAACGCGGTAGCTGTTAAATTACCTGTAGCAATTTTAGTATATCGAATATGCATCTCTTTCAATAAGATTATCTTATCATCCGGACAATTCAAGCTCGTGACAAATCCTGTAGCTGTTTCTGCAATTAAGGCAGTAGCACAGGCGTGTATACCTTTAATATGGTTTTGTACTTTTTTACGATTGTTGATGGATACTATTACTTCTTCACGAGTTAATTTTTTAAATTGAGCGCCTGCAGTGTTGATAAAAGGAACGAATCGACCTAATACCTTCGACATTAGCCATAGCCTTATAGAACTCGGTAATGACTTTAATTTTTTAGTTTGTTTGTAAATGGTATTTTCGATACGCATTTTCTACTCCTGAGATGGGAATTATCTTACATAATAGTATTCAATATTATCAAACTTTCAGTTATCATAAAACAAGAGTATTTTGCGAACAAGGTTTTTATGATGGCCACAAGGGTACGATTTACAAAAATGCATGGACTGGGTAATGATTTTATGGTGATTGATGCTATTAATCAGTTATTCATTCCAGATACTGAGTTAATTAAGTTATGGGCTAATCGTCATACCGGGGTAGGATTTGATCAACTACTATTGGTTGAACACTCACAGAGGGCTGATTGTGATTTCAAATATCGTATTTTTAATTGTGATGGTGGAGAAGTTGAACAATGTGGTAATGGTGCAAGATGTTTTGCAAAATATGTGATAGAAAAAGGCTTAACGGATAAACAGGAGATTCGGGTAGAAACTAAGAAAGAAGTTCTCATATTAACAGTTCAAGATGATGATTTAATTAAAGTTAATATGAATCAACCAAAATTTACTTTTTCTGAGATACCCTTCATTCCCAAAAATAAAGATAACAATGATCCAGTTCAGATTGTATCTATTGGCGCATTAGCTTTACCTGTTACTTGTGTTAATGTTGGCAATCCTCATGCTGTTATTATGGTGGATGACGTAGAAAAAGCACCAGTCACAGTTTGGGGAAAAGGTGTTGAGTCTTCGGAACAATTTCCTGAAAAGACCAATGTAGGATTCATGCAAGTGATAGATAGAGAACACATAAAATTAAGAGTGTATGAACGTGGTACGGGGGAAACATTGGCTTGTGGTTCTGGAGCATGCGCTGCTGTAGTTGTAGGGATTTCCTTAGGTGTTTTAGATAATAAGGTAGTAGTCACATTACCAGGTGGAGATCTGGAAATTGCGTGGGAAGAAGGTAATGATATAACGATGATAGGCTCTGTAGCTTTTGTATTTGATGGGGTGATAAACAGTGCCTAAGCAAAATAATGATAAAATAAGACCCTTTGTCGAAGTTCAGCAGGCAGCTAATAAAGATATAATTGAAAACCTTGAGCTGAGATTACAAGAGATGTATCGTATTGCCGATGAGAATTTTTTACTGATTCAAAAAATTATAAATTTTGATCATGAGTTAATGGCCTGTAAAACAGTTAGACAAGTTTTAAATACGGTTAGGGAAAATTTCAATTGTGTTTTTAATATGCCGTACAACATTTTAAAAATTATTGTTGAACCTAAAGCAAGTATTAGGATTGCCGATGTAGATAGAGTCAATGATTTAGACCTGATCGAGTCGATCAAGTCAGTTAAAAAACCAGTGACAGGAACAAAATGTATTCATCCTGGTTTATACGATTGGTTTGATGCACATGTTAGAGTAGAAAGCTTCTTACATTTACCTTTAGTCGCTCAGGATAATTATTTAGGTTTACTATTGGTGGGGCATACTGATCCAGATTATTTTTCTGAAAATGCACCAACAGACTATGTCGAAATGATGGCAAAATCAGTTGCCATTACTTTAAATCGAATTCTAGGTCAATCAAAGCGGTGATGATTGACAAACATAATCAATAAACTGTCTAAAATAGTTAAAAAGGAGAAACGATTAACTATTGTCAAAAATAGATTAAACAAAAACAAAAAAGGTAGAGAAATCAATTTTACTAAAATAAAGGGACAGTTCTATCCCCCCCCATTAAAAGAAATTTTGGATAATAAGGAGTAAAATCTTATCCATTTTTAAATTGGCAATAACAAAAATAAGCCAGATTACGTTGTTAATATACCAAATGATTTTATGCAGGGTCGATTCTCTACTTGATATATTGGACGAAAAATAATGTTAATAAAATTAATATTTCTAATTTAAATTCATATGGTTATTTGTTTAGTTGGCACTGATATTACTGAAAAAAGAGGAGTTATAGTAACGATTCATAGTGGGGAATTAAATGCCAGAGGTTTTTTCGAGATGGAAAAGTTTGGTATGCTTTTGTTTTATAAGATATTTTAAGGTTGATCTATATCATGACACATAAGCTAGTGTGCTGTTAATTTGAGTCAGAATAGACATAAGAATAATTAATAAGAGCTAGAGGATAAATATCTTTGGCAAATAAAATCTTTTAAAGGTTTAGGAATCCTTTCTTTGATGGCTTCTTGGAATGTGTAAAAATTACTTGTTGTCGCTTGAGTGACTCTGATTTCAAAAGGAAAGATGATTAGTTCTCTATGCGTCAGTTTATGTAGAATAGGGTCTAGTTTAAGGACATTTTTTAAGGAATACTTGTTTTTTCTTAGCCAGTTAAATAAATCTTCCTCAGTGGTAAAAATAGGAGGGGTGAGTAATCCTGGCCATATTCCAGAGAGTTGCCGCTCGATCAAAAAAATTTGTTTATCATTAATAATCACT from Neisseriaceae bacterium includes the following:
- a CDS encoding DUF484 family protein, which produces MPKQNNDKIRPFVEVQQAANKDIIENLELRLQEMYRIADENFLLIQKIINFDHELMACKTVRQVLNTVRENFNCVFNMPYNILKIIVEPKASIRIADVDRVNDLDLIESIKSVKKPVTGTKCIHPGLYDWFDAHVRVESFLHLPLVAQDNYLGLLLVGHTDPDYFSENAPTDYVEMMAKSVAITLNRILGQSKR
- a CDS encoding DUF4442 domain-containing protein, whose protein sequence is MRIENTIYKQTKKLKSLPSSIRLWLMSKVLGRFVPFINTAGAQFKKLTREEVIVSINNRKKVQNHIKGIHACATALIAETATGFVTSLNCPDDKIILLKEMHIRYTKIATGNLTATAFCNEQMAQQLADDERGYFVVPVKITDEANIEPVEIQMTWAWLPKTVKE
- the dapF gene encoding diaminopimelate epimerase, whose translation is MATRVRFTKMHGLGNDFMVIDAINQLFIPDTELIKLWANRHTGVGFDQLLLVEHSQRADCDFKYRIFNCDGGEVEQCGNGARCFAKYVIEKGLTDKQEIRVETKKEVLILTVQDDDLIKVNMNQPKFTFSEIPFIPKNKDNNDPVQIVSIGALALPVTCVNVGNPHAVIMVDDVEKAPVTVWGKGVESSEQFPEKTNVGFMQVIDREHIKLRVYERGTGETLACGSGACAAVVVGISLGVLDNKVVVTLPGGDLEIAWEEGNDITMIGSVAFVFDGVINSA